In one window of Palaemon carinicauda isolate YSFRI2023 chromosome 2, ASM3689809v2, whole genome shotgun sequence DNA:
- the LOC137618915 gene encoding uncharacterized protein: MALSRLKATKRSLMKRGLFAQYDGEMQKLISKGYAKAVSTNVSNPGTKVWYLPHQAVVSDKKLGKIRIVFDCAAKFDGEALNDKCLQGPNLTNNFVYVLLRFREHAYAEIADIEAMYYQVVIPKEDRDALRFFWFNDAGEIVLYRMTRHVFGGVWCSSSFAYALGRVLVDNVDVPPLVSDTIKQSFYVDDCLKSLPYKSLVSEVFEGTTEVLSKGGFRLTKFVINTEELLSLVPVQERASEVEFLKDFDGRALGIAWDVVGDEFFFKVNLAQECDPKLTRRKILSMLASIYDPLG; encoded by the coding sequence ATGGCTCTGTCCAGGTTGAAAGCAACTAAAAGAAGTCTTATGAAGCGGGGCCTATTTGCTCAGTATGATGGTGAGATGCAGAAGTTGATATCGAAGGGATATGCAAAAGCTGTGTCTACAAATGTCAGTAACCCTGGGACTAAAGTGTGGTATTTGCCCCATCAGGCTGTAGTGTCCGACAAAAAACTAGGTAAGATTCGTATAGTTTTCGATTGTGCTGCCAAGTTCGATGGTGAAGCATTGAATGATAAGTGTCTCCAGGGGCCAAATTTGACTAACAATTTTGTGTATGTTCTTCTGAGATTCCGTGAACATGCATATGCAGAAATTGCAGATATAGAGGCGATGTACTATCAGGTGGTCATACCGAAGGAGGATAGGGATGCTTTGCGCTTCTTTTGGTTCAACGATGCAGGAGAAATTGTTCTTTATAGAATGACTCGTCATGTATTTGGGGGAGTATGGTGTTCATCTAGTTTTGCTTATGCACTTGGGCGTGTATTGGTTGACAATGTAGATGTTCCTCCATTAGTTTCGGATACCATCAAACAATCCTTTTACGTTGATGATTGCTTGAAATCTCTTCCCTATAAGAGTTTGGTTTCAGAGGTGTTTGAAGGTACTACTGAAGTGCTCAGCAAGGGTGGATTTCGTCTCACTAAGTTTGTCATTAATACTGAGGAATTACTGAGTTTGGTTCCAGTACAAGAGAGAGCAAGTGAGGTTGAATTCCTTAAAGACTTTGATGGCAGGGCTCTCGGCATTGCATGGGATGTTGTAGGTGATGAATTCTTCTTCAAGGTTAATCTAGCCCAAGAGTGTGATCCTAAGTTGACTCGTAGGAAGATTTTGAGTATGTTGGCTTCCATATATGACCCTCTTGGATGA
- the LOC137618925 gene encoding uncharacterized protein: MVLKRGKRGNVEQGLTVQQLRFAEVAILRYVRGRRYASEIKSLSEGRGVGKSSTIGSLDPVLDSDGVIRVGGRLKRARVAEDFRSPYLVPHDYPIAKLIANDFHNIAHCGTERVTCEIRKKYWVTSVRSVVKRVAHGCIFCRRMFAKPCSQKMADLPSERLEFGKRPFTYTGVDCFGPFFIKQGRVEVKR, encoded by the coding sequence ATGGTCCTTAAAAGGGGTAAACGTGGCAATGTTGAACAGGGTCTGACTGTACAACAACTTAGATTTGCTGAAGTTGCCATTTTGAGATATGTTCGGGGTAGACGTTATGCCAGTGAGATTAAGTCGTTGTCAGAAGGGCGTGGTGTTGGTAAGTCTAGTACTATAGGTTCACTAGATCCAGTTCTTGATAGTGATGGAGTAATTAGAGTTGGAGGCAGACTAAAACGTGCAAGAGTGGCCGAAGATTTTCGAAGTCCATATCTAGTTCCCCATGATTATCCTATTGCCAAGCTCATTGCCAATGACTTCCACAATATTGCACATTGTGGAACTGAACGGGTCACTTGTGAGATTCGTAAAAAGTATTGGGTTACTAGTGTGCGTAGTGTGGTCAAAAGAGTTGCTCATGGGTGTATATTCTGTAGACGAATGTTTGCAAAACCATGTTCTCAAAAGATGGCAGATTTACCATCAGAACGGCTTGAGTTTGGTAAAAGGCCATTTACCTACACTGGAGTAGACTGTTTTGGGCCATTTTTTATAAAACAGGGGAGAGTTGAAGTGAAACGCTAA